In Methylotenera mobilis JLW8, the following are encoded in one genomic region:
- a CDS encoding response regulator, giving the protein MMSKKPKIKVIIADDHAILRAGLKQILSETEDILVIAEAQNANEAIKLGSQPEADVLLLDISLPDRSGMEALKYIKRENSHIAVLMLSMHREDEYAIRALKSGAAGYLCKQSASSELVNAIQTVARGKKYITPEVAEILANQIGRDDQKAPHELLSDREYQTFIMIASGLSVTDVANKLSLSVKTVSMYRARLLEKMQLKHNAELTHYAFKHNLVS; this is encoded by the coding sequence ATGATGAGTAAAAAACCTAAAATTAAAGTCATTATCGCAGATGATCATGCCATTTTAAGGGCAGGGCTTAAGCAGATTTTGTCGGAAACCGAGGATATTCTGGTCATCGCAGAAGCGCAAAATGCTAATGAAGCCATCAAGCTGGGGTCGCAGCCTGAGGCAGATGTTTTGTTGCTGGATATTTCCTTGCCAGATAGAAGTGGCATGGAGGCACTTAAGTACATTAAGCGTGAGAATAGCCATATTGCTGTACTCATGCTTTCTATGCACAGGGAAGATGAGTACGCCATACGCGCCTTGAAATCTGGGGCAGCCGGCTATTTATGCAAACAAAGTGCTTCGTCAGAGTTGGTGAATGCCATTCAGACCGTAGCGAGAGGCAAAAAATACATTACCCCAGAAGTTGCGGAAATCTTGGCGAATCAGATAGGCCGTGATGACCAAAAAGCGCCGCATGAGTTGCTCTCAGACCGTGAGTACCAAACCTTTATCATGATTGCTTCCGGTTTGTCAGTGACGGATGTGGCGAATAAGCTTTCGCTTTCGGTCAAAACTGTGAGCATGTATCGTGCACGGCTTCTGGAGAAAATGCAGCTCAAACATAATGCAGAGTTAACGCATTATGCTTTTAAGCATAACTTAGTCAGTTAG
- a CDS encoding tetratricopeptide repeat protein has product MVKTKNNTNPALDEMNALLALFNQRKFPDALALALLMVKQYPKHGFGWKVLGAIYQNQGAVDLALQALKNAAQFLADDYEVQYNLGNCFYDQQQLEAAVSCYQKAIQLNPGFAQAHYNLGNAFKNQELLEQAELSYKNALRFDANNIWIFDNLAHVLYELGRFAEAKVYYEQALAIQPDFVAAHIGLAAVAKALGRLQEAEDGFKKAIEIGAEFEAYGNLADLLHADGRLTEAEACLQAAITTYPQSVDAQVKMAVFLRTLGRVPESIPYFTQALSIDQTRKDVYVDLGLAKAEQGFFSEAEVCYRRALELAPDYWLAYNNLGLALHRMERYQEAEQAFDQAIKLHPEEALLYSNLGLTLAALGQIKRAEAMLLKAIEIMPEYVNAHINLCTNYIAQGRLDEAEQECFEALKYDPASNKARSNLLFAMNYSGHHSAEYRLQQAIEFDKVVTDKVAQPYTSWQSWQNGRRLRIGLMSGDLRQHPVAYFLEHWVRNIDFSKFELTAYLTDIREDAFTGRLKPNFAHWKSLVGMSDHAAAELIHADGVDILFDLSGHTSGNRLQILAWKPAPIQVSWLGYFATTGMRALDYFIADEVGVPPEHQQHFVEKIKYVPDTRLCFTAPHVAIDVSALPAIARGHITFASFQTLAKAGDDVLALWAEVMRALPDSRLRWQCKSFGDANVVANMAAKFAKLGIDVARLSLLGAVSRENYFASHHDVDMILDTFPYPGGTTTCEALWMGVPTLTLAGDSLIARQGASMLTAAGLADWVAETKAEYLDKALKHCSDLGRLSDLRAGLRAQVLASPLFDAERFAMNMETAMLEMWRAYTDKLEGDSSVQPKSVSNQLATDQPQVPDSHERHVQVVSATRYSEEDFWHKSALGLSLHRHLKQDSGITVSVAFNNTLGLSAVFNRAIAQADERAILVFVHDDVWIDEANFGDTLAAGLAHFDVIGVAGNKRRLPNQPAWLFTDTALTWDEPEYLSGTVSHGPHAFGEDKYYGEVPAVCELLDGVFLAVKKSVLDAAQVSFDPQFDFHLYDIDFCRSARAAGLSLGTWPIKLTHQSKGAFGSPHWAQKCQLYFNKWESDSAQQIALHDAMHEVMQLADDNEQQGQYEQAALFYQEVLKIQPDHAEANYKLGVLEFNLNGVAVALPRFEAAVQAQPENEQYWVTYIDALMQSADVATVLEALELGQKFGLTTETAQIIAADFLAQIDTQKSVVATNPLCSNEAIKQCLTEMLSNNINAINDALSQTDRNSIAPHLDLSVFEPTIEALLCDNEQNEILALIYKSISAIKLQPEFVGTKVFTPYFDQVLAGIDLGLTNIVARDRKLANVVIASEVYDYGGHTKVIQEILAAVENPILIITDIYDRFAKNQLFEKVASAFKCPVMLLPTEAYIDKAARLAAFINSSAKNVFVLPHHEDAVAIAACQKSLDTKYYFVHHADHNPALGSTVAHFDHVDLFEPMAKLCAQDLNKPVTFLPTSSDDLGVKEFNYPVQTFSTVTAGSAGKFAMSGELSLGNIVRACLQTCGGKHYHFGDLSAEQMQAVQDTLAQSSIDPALFLYVGNVPSLWEGLRTIDAHIFLGSAPTPGGKSNLEAAGAGYPLLAYVPSDAPRYLYVGAEAQVGITWSTLEELVLGLKQVMEQHAQFSEQSRQFYVSNCSSDMFKQKLTQLCDVA; this is encoded by the coding sequence ATGGTTAAAACTAAAAATAATACAAATCCTGCTTTAGATGAAATGAACGCCTTGTTAGCGTTGTTTAATCAAAGAAAATTCCCTGACGCCTTGGCATTAGCTTTATTGATGGTGAAGCAATACCCTAAGCATGGTTTTGGTTGGAAAGTGCTGGGTGCTATCTATCAAAATCAAGGTGCGGTGGATTTGGCGCTGCAGGCATTAAAAAATGCGGCACAATTTTTGGCTGATGACTATGAAGTGCAATATAACCTGGGCAATTGTTTTTACGACCAGCAGCAGTTAGAGGCGGCGGTTAGCTGTTATCAAAAGGCGATTCAACTTAATCCTGGATTTGCACAAGCGCATTACAATTTAGGCAATGCGTTTAAAAATCAAGAGTTATTAGAGCAGGCTGAGCTGAGCTATAAAAATGCATTGCGTTTTGATGCCAATAACATTTGGATTTTTGATAACTTAGCACACGTACTTTACGAGCTTGGTCGTTTTGCTGAGGCAAAGGTTTATTACGAGCAAGCATTAGCCATACAGCCAGATTTTGTTGCTGCGCATATTGGATTGGCTGCCGTGGCTAAAGCCTTGGGGCGGCTGCAAGAGGCTGAAGACGGTTTCAAGAAGGCGATTGAAATAGGTGCCGAGTTTGAAGCCTATGGCAATCTGGCAGATTTGCTACATGCCGATGGTCGACTAACCGAGGCTGAAGCATGCCTACAGGCCGCAATCACAACATATCCGCAGTCGGTTGATGCGCAAGTCAAAATGGCCGTGTTTTTAAGGACGCTAGGCCGAGTTCCCGAGTCTATCCCATACTTTACCCAAGCATTATCTATCGACCAAACACGTAAAGATGTGTACGTTGACCTTGGCTTAGCCAAGGCTGAACAAGGCTTTTTCTCCGAGGCTGAAGTGTGCTATCGCCGCGCATTAGAGTTGGCACCGGATTATTGGTTGGCTTATAACAATTTAGGTTTGGCTTTACACCGCATGGAGCGCTACCAAGAGGCTGAGCAGGCATTTGATCAGGCCATTAAGCTACACCCTGAGGAAGCACTGCTTTACAGTAACTTAGGGCTAACTTTAGCGGCATTAGGGCAAATAAAAAGAGCGGAAGCCATGCTCCTCAAGGCGATAGAAATCATGCCTGAGTATGTGAATGCGCATATCAATTTGTGCACCAATTACATCGCACAAGGCCGCTTGGATGAAGCTGAGCAGGAGTGCTTTGAAGCGCTTAAGTATGACCCTGCCTCCAATAAGGCCCGAAGTAATTTACTGTTTGCGATGAATTATTCTGGACATCATAGTGCAGAGTACCGCTTGCAACAGGCGATAGAGTTCGACAAGGTGGTAACAGACAAGGTAGCTCAACCATATACGAGCTGGCAATCATGGCAAAATGGCCGGAGATTACGCATAGGCCTGATGTCTGGCGATTTGCGCCAACACCCGGTGGCATATTTCCTGGAGCATTGGGTACGGAATATTGATTTTTCTAAATTTGAGCTCACTGCCTATTTAACTGATATTCGTGAAGATGCGTTTACTGGCCGTCTTAAACCAAATTTTGCACATTGGAAATCGCTGGTCGGCATGAGTGATCATGCTGCGGCTGAGCTGATTCACGCCGATGGCGTTGATATTCTATTTGACCTTTCCGGGCATACATCGGGTAACCGTCTACAGATACTTGCTTGGAAGCCCGCGCCTATACAGGTGAGCTGGCTGGGTTATTTTGCGACCACGGGGATGAGGGCGCTGGATTATTTTATTGCAGATGAAGTTGGCGTGCCGCCCGAGCATCAGCAGCATTTTGTCGAAAAAATAAAATATGTACCGGATACTAGACTGTGCTTCACTGCGCCGCATGTGGCGATCGATGTTTCTGCCTTGCCTGCAATTGCGCGAGGCCATATTACCTTTGCCAGTTTCCAGACGTTGGCTAAAGCTGGCGATGATGTGCTTGCGTTATGGGCCGAGGTGATGCGTGCGTTGCCAGATTCCAGATTGCGCTGGCAATGTAAATCGTTTGGCGATGCTAATGTGGTAGCAAATATGGCGGCCAAATTTGCCAAGCTAGGGATAGATGTAGCTAGGCTGAGCCTGCTCGGCGCGGTATCACGTGAAAATTATTTTGCTTCACATCACGATGTAGACATGATCTTGGATACATTTCCCTATCCGGGCGGTACCACCACCTGTGAAGCGCTGTGGATGGGTGTACCTACACTGACACTGGCTGGCGATAGTTTAATTGCACGGCAGGGTGCAAGCATGCTTACTGCCGCCGGCCTCGCGGATTGGGTGGCGGAAACTAAGGCAGAGTATTTAGATAAAGCCTTGAAGCACTGCAGCGACTTGGGACGGCTTTCTGATTTAAGAGCAGGGCTTAGAGCGCAAGTGCTGGCTTCTCCTTTGTTTGATGCCGAGCGCTTTGCTATGAACATGGAAACAGCCATGCTGGAAATGTGGCGTGCATATACAGATAAATTAGAGGGCGACAGTAGCGTGCAGCCAAAATCAGTAAGTAATCAACTAGCAACCGATCAGCCGCAAGTGCCTGATAGCCACGAACGTCATGTGCAGGTTGTGAGTGCGACGCGATATTCAGAAGAAGATTTTTGGCACAAGTCTGCACTTGGTTTGTCACTGCATCGACACTTGAAGCAGGATAGCGGTATCACGGTAAGTGTGGCATTTAATAACACGCTAGGACTCTCTGCGGTATTTAACCGCGCCATAGCGCAAGCAGATGAGCGTGCGATTCTGGTGTTTGTGCACGATGATGTGTGGATAGATGAAGCAAACTTTGGTGACACCCTAGCTGCAGGCTTGGCACATTTTGATGTGATAGGGGTGGCTGGTAACAAACGCAGGCTGCCTAACCAGCCGGCTTGGCTGTTTACTGATACAGCGCTCACTTGGGATGAGCCAGAATACTTGAGCGGCACGGTGTCACATGGCCCGCATGCTTTTGGCGAAGATAAATATTACGGTGAAGTACCTGCTGTGTGTGAGTTGCTGGATGGTGTATTTCTTGCTGTAAAGAAATCTGTACTTGATGCGGCACAAGTCAGTTTTGATCCGCAGTTTGACTTTCATCTGTACGATATAGACTTTTGCCGCAGTGCCAGAGCAGCAGGGTTGAGTTTGGGTACATGGCCTATCAAATTAACGCACCAGAGCAAGGGAGCCTTTGGCTCGCCGCATTGGGCGCAGAAGTGCCAACTGTATTTTAATAAGTGGGAAAGTGATAGCGCGCAACAAATCGCGTTGCACGACGCTATGCATGAGGTGATGCAACTCGCTGACGATAACGAACAGCAAGGGCAGTATGAGCAAGCCGCACTGTTTTATCAGGAGGTGTTGAAAATACAGCCTGACCATGCCGAAGCTAATTATAAGTTGGGGGTGCTGGAGTTTAACCTGAATGGCGTGGCGGTAGCATTACCGAGATTTGAAGCCGCCGTGCAAGCGCAACCAGAAAACGAGCAGTATTGGGTCACTTATATTGATGCGTTGATGCAGTCTGCAGATGTGGCCACGGTATTAGAAGCTTTAGAGTTAGGGCAGAAATTTGGCCTTACGACAGAAACGGCACAAATCATTGCTGCCGATTTCTTAGCGCAGATAGACACTCAGAAATCTGTAGTTGCTACTAATCCTTTATGCTCAAATGAAGCTATCAAGCAATGTTTGACGGAGATGCTGAGCAATAATATCAATGCCATTAACGATGCGTTGAGTCAAACTGATAGAAACAGTATCGCCCCGCACCTAGATTTATCTGTATTCGAGCCCACTATTGAGGCATTGCTTTGCGATAATGAGCAGAATGAAATTCTAGCGCTGATTTATAAGTCGATTAGTGCCATTAAGTTACAGCCCGAGTTTGTTGGCACCAAAGTTTTCACGCCATATTTTGATCAAGTGTTAGCAGGGATAGATTTGGGGCTCACTAATATCGTAGCGAGAGATCGCAAACTGGCCAACGTTGTGATTGCCTCAGAGGTTTACGACTATGGAGGTCATACCAAAGTGATTCAAGAGATTCTTGCTGCGGTTGAGAACCCCATTTTAATCATCACCGACATCTACGACCGTTTTGCTAAGAATCAATTATTTGAAAAAGTTGCCTCGGCATTTAAATGCCCAGTAATGCTACTGCCAACAGAAGCTTATATAGACAAGGCAGCAAGGTTAGCGGCTTTTATTAACAGTAGCGCAAAAAATGTATTTGTTCTGCCCCACCATGAAGATGCAGTAGCAATCGCAGCATGTCAAAAGTCATTAGATACTAAGTATTACTTTGTACACCATGCAGACCATAATCCGGCATTAGGGAGTACTGTTGCACATTTTGATCATGTAGACTTATTTGAGCCTATGGCCAAGTTGTGCGCACAAGATCTGAATAAACCAGTGACTTTCTTACCGACATCTTCCGATGATTTGGGTGTTAAAGAATTTAACTATCCAGTTCAAACGTTCTCTACGGTTACTGCCGGCTCAGCTGGTAAATTTGCAATGAGCGGCGAGCTTAGCTTAGGCAACATAGTGCGAGCGTGTCTGCAAACTTGTGGTGGCAAACATTACCACTTTGGTGATTTGTCTGCTGAGCAGATGCAGGCAGTGCAGGATACGTTAGCCCAGTCTTCGATCGACCCCGCCTTATTTTTGTATGTGGGTAATGTGCCATCGTTATGGGAAGGGCTACGTACGATTGATGCGCATATTTTTCTAGGCTCAGCCCCCACGCCAGGTGGTAAGTCCAATTTGGAAGCTGCCGGTGCTGGATATCCTTTACTTGCTTATGTGCCAAGCGATGCGCCACGCTACCTGTATGTAGGTGCTGAGGCGCAAGTCGGTATAACGTGGTCTACGCTAGAGGAGCTTGTGTTAGGTTTGAAGCAGGTGATGGAACAACATGCACAGTTCTCTGAGCAATCTAGGCAGTTTTATGTATCAAATTGCTCTAGTGATATGTTTAAACAAAAGCTAACACAGTTATGTGATGTAGCTTAA
- a CDS encoding acyltransferase produces the protein MSKKIHPLADCQSEHIGTDTQIWQFTVVLANAKVGNNCNINAHCFIENEVVIGDNVTVKCGNYLWDGITIEDDAFIGPNVTFTNDRYPKSKNTAFKLEKTVVCKGASIGGGAVLLPGLRIGVGAIVGAGSVVTKDVADHEVVIGNPAKPKRG, from the coding sequence ATGTCCAAAAAAATTCATCCACTTGCTGACTGCCAGTCTGAACATATCGGTACTGATACGCAAATATGGCAGTTCACCGTGGTGCTAGCTAATGCCAAGGTAGGCAATAACTGCAATATCAACGCACATTGTTTTATCGAAAATGAGGTGGTGATTGGTGATAATGTCACGGTTAAATGCGGTAATTATCTGTGGGATGGTATTACGATTGAAGATGATGCCTTTATCGGCCCGAATGTCACCTTTACTAATGATCGGTACCCAAAATCTAAAAATACGGCATTTAAGTTAGAAAAAACGGTAGTGTGTAAAGGTGCATCTATTGGTGGCGGAGCTGTGTTGTTGCCGGGCCTTAGAATTGGTGTCGGTGCGATTGTCGGCGCTGGTTCTGTTGTTACAAAAGATGTTGCTGATCATGAAGTTGTGATTGGTAATCCAGCTAAGCCAAAGAGAGGTTAG
- a CDS encoding glycosyltransferase 61 family protein, whose translation MSEAMDERKFDIFELGTVDDTVAQFGGKKLKEEVTYITPAIPMFGEPCLNPNVFSSHELTHPAVYSAVVKDVKIIGAAAFPIIQNKSICHQYFSTEYWETSEQATLSCYIKQDQNMIGYRNIKERNNYACSVINLVGNGSYNYAHWMTEFLPQLVLLKEAGTNLSCYKVVVDSRSYPSMLDALFLLGITEDQLIKIDAMSLNTFPEGLWVSPVANVVFQRPNAISSDALHQLAEPQHAIFHPDALIATRNTFLALVAQHDCETAPEKIFIKRFSGRQYHARAVVNEALIQKKLEAEGFVSIDPSTLSFTEQIRVFSKAKYIVSASGAALLNMIWAPVGAKIIVLMNDAKVVNYWYFSNIAFAVGHQLSYVLGKAVNTGNWNDINHADFMIDYQCVCQALNAAGLSVALANITSQEELKQLPVEEVLKHAVQLQHDSLFELATVAYKTILAKVPNHAEANHHFGVMVAQTAGAVDALPMLETAITSKPECEQFWVTYIDALVMSGAIPQVVDALVLGLNFGLAATTAEILGQDIFSQLHTTQADDDKKRLLALVMRLKHARLLNEKQSLSKIKVLFFVLQKSVWKLDTVFRAMLSDPLFDPVMLVCPCVSLQHEEMMAELEGTYQHFQKKGYPVINSYMQETDSWIELQTLAPDLIFFTNPHGITRPEYYDVAYMNYLSCYVPYDHQVSQYNNNQEQYNQCFHNAMWQIFVPHTESKDIFIHTAMTQGANVSVTGYPACEPYVDSILPSTSVWKPQDTNKARFIWAPHHTINSPELPYSNFLRYAELFQQLALQYADTVQWAFKPHPMLKSKLYEYEGWGKEKTDSYYKFWESQPNTQLENGEYQDLFIASDAMIHDSGSFLAEYLYLKKPVLYLVAAVNIKDYLNPFGVQAFDVCEHAYTKEDIICFIDTFSNVPMTKVNMFYQNQIAPYFDGVKPSLKIIADIKLSFGH comes from the coding sequence ATGAGCGAAGCTATGGATGAAAGAAAGTTTGATATATTTGAGCTGGGTACTGTTGATGATACGGTAGCTCAATTCGGTGGCAAAAAATTAAAAGAAGAGGTTACCTATATTACGCCTGCCATTCCGATGTTTGGTGAGCCGTGCCTTAACCCTAATGTGTTCAGTAGCCATGAGTTAACGCATCCTGCTGTTTATAGCGCAGTGGTTAAGGACGTTAAGATTATAGGCGCAGCGGCTTTTCCTATCATTCAAAATAAAAGTATCTGCCACCAATATTTTTCCACTGAATATTGGGAGACATCAGAGCAAGCTACATTGAGTTGTTACATTAAGCAAGATCAAAACATGATCGGCTATCGTAATATAAAAGAGCGAAACAATTACGCATGTAGCGTTATCAATCTTGTAGGTAATGGGTCATATAATTATGCTCACTGGATGACGGAATTTCTGCCTCAGCTGGTATTACTTAAGGAAGCAGGAACCAACCTATCCTGCTATAAAGTGGTGGTTGATTCAAGGTCATACCCCAGTATGTTAGATGCTCTGTTTTTATTAGGGATTACAGAAGATCAGCTGATCAAAATAGATGCCATGTCGTTAAATACCTTCCCTGAAGGGCTGTGGGTGAGTCCCGTGGCAAATGTTGTATTTCAGCGACCCAATGCTATTTCTTCGGACGCTTTGCATCAGCTAGCTGAGCCACAGCATGCGATTTTTCATCCAGATGCTTTAATCGCGACTAGAAATACTTTTTTGGCGTTGGTAGCACAGCACGATTGTGAGACTGCACCAGAGAAAATTTTCATCAAACGATTTTCAGGTAGACAATATCACGCGCGTGCTGTGGTGAATGAAGCTTTGATACAGAAAAAACTGGAGGCAGAAGGTTTCGTAAGTATTGACCCTAGTACTTTAAGTTTTACTGAGCAAATCAGAGTGTTTAGTAAGGCAAAGTATATTGTGTCAGCCTCTGGGGCAGCTTTGCTTAATATGATTTGGGCGCCAGTGGGCGCAAAAATTATTGTGCTGATGAATGATGCCAAAGTGGTTAATTATTGGTATTTCAGTAATATCGCTTTTGCAGTTGGGCACCAACTGAGCTATGTACTGGGTAAGGCAGTGAATACTGGAAATTGGAATGATATTAATCATGCCGACTTTATGATTGACTATCAATGTGTTTGCCAAGCACTTAATGCAGCTGGGCTTAGTGTGGCGCTTGCCAATATTACTTCTCAAGAAGAGCTGAAGCAGTTGCCTGTAGAGGAGGTGCTTAAACATGCGGTACAGCTTCAGCATGATAGTTTGTTTGAGCTGGCGACTGTTGCATATAAAACTATTTTAGCAAAAGTACCTAACCATGCAGAGGCTAATCATCATTTTGGGGTCATGGTTGCACAAACCGCAGGGGCAGTAGATGCCTTGCCTATGCTGGAAACAGCGATTACAAGCAAACCAGAGTGCGAGCAATTTTGGGTAACCTACATTGATGCATTGGTGATGTCTGGCGCAATACCACAAGTGGTTGATGCTTTAGTATTAGGGCTTAATTTTGGTTTGGCTGCCACTACGGCAGAAATCTTAGGGCAGGATATTTTTTCTCAACTACATACTACACAGGCCGATGATGATAAAAAGCGCTTACTAGCTTTGGTTATGCGCTTAAAGCATGCAAGATTGCTTAATGAAAAACAGTCACTCTCTAAAATTAAAGTGCTATTTTTTGTACTGCAAAAAAGTGTATGGAAGTTAGATACTGTGTTTCGAGCAATGTTAAGTGATCCATTGTTCGACCCGGTCATGCTGGTTTGTCCCTGTGTTTCGCTCCAGCATGAGGAAATGATGGCAGAGTTGGAGGGCACCTATCAGCACTTTCAGAAAAAGGGCTATCCTGTTATTAATTCATATATGCAGGAGACAGATAGCTGGATTGAGTTGCAGACACTTGCCCCAGATTTGATTTTCTTTACTAATCCGCACGGTATTACTCGGCCTGAATATTACGACGTGGCCTATATGAATTATTTGTCTTGCTACGTGCCGTATGACCATCAGGTTTCCCAATACAATAATAATCAAGAGCAATACAACCAGTGTTTTCATAATGCAATGTGGCAGATATTTGTACCGCATACTGAATCTAAAGATATTTTTATCCATACAGCTATGACGCAAGGTGCTAATGTGAGTGTGACAGGTTATCCAGCTTGCGAGCCCTACGTTGATAGCATCTTGCCAAGTACATCTGTTTGGAAGCCACAAGACACAAATAAAGCTAGATTTATCTGGGCGCCACATCACACCATTAACTCTCCCGAGTTGCCTTATTCAAACTTCTTGCGCTATGCAGAATTGTTTCAGCAATTGGCTTTGCAGTATGCAGATACTGTGCAGTGGGCGTTTAAACCGCATCCTATGCTCAAGTCTAAGCTTTATGAATATGAAGGATGGGGCAAAGAAAAAACTGATAGCTATTACAAATTTTGGGAAAGTCAGCCCAACACACAGTTAGAGAATGGTGAGTACCAAGATTTATTTATAGCGTCCGATGCGATGATTCACGACAGTGGCTCATTTCTTGCAGAATACTTATATTTAAAAAAACCGGTGTTGTATTTAGTTGCCGCAGTTAATATCAAAGATTATCTCAACCCCTTTGGTGTACAAGCCTTTGATGTTTGCGAGCATGCATACACCAAAGAAGACATTATTTGTTTTATCGATACCTTTTCAAATGTGCCAATGACTAAGGTTAATATGTTTTACCAGAACCAGATTGCACCTTACTTTGATGGGGTAAAACCTTCGTTAAAGATAATCGCTGATATCAAACTGAGTTTTGGTCATTAA
- the asnB gene encoding asparagine synthase (glutamine-hydrolyzing), with translation MCGFLFQVSASTPVNTQLFSQALDSMRWRGPDAQSLVTEQHGKVKVGHCRLSIIDPLARSDQPMLSNCGRYLIAFNGEIYNHLDLRRELGLQCRTTSDTETILEAYVKIGKQVFPKLDGMFALVIYDKHTSKWIAARDAFGIKPLFIYKSKESVILSSEASAIAFMTKADVSMQSIEEWRLIRRPIPGKTFFEGVDELLPGTVIDSDGNATGHWQWAASEHIFNQEQFEDLLTKSVKAHELSDVENVSLLSGGLDSALISALSTVEKCYTVGLVQNNEFLGAEDTAQHLQRDLIKVSLSEDELVAAWQDLTKLRGEPIGLPNEGLIYSVCKAMSPKQKVVLTGEGADELLFGYDGIYRWALGSTPLEPASFLSRYGYSSVAATERLLDYVSDLMRNKQSIDFVEDFFYQLHLPGLLRRMDFASMAASKEARVPFVDKALVAYMYRQSAQIKINDEHSKIPLRLFAKKLGLDGALNRKKIGFSAQLNQAASRYDDYGSFQKIILESLRW, from the coding sequence ATGTGCGGTTTTTTATTCCAAGTTTCGGCATCAACTCCTGTCAATACGCAGCTTTTCTCGCAAGCGCTTGATTCCATGCGCTGGCGCGGGCCAGATGCGCAGAGCTTGGTGACTGAGCAGCATGGGAAAGTGAAAGTTGGGCATTGCCGTTTATCCATCATCGATCCCCTAGCTAGATCGGATCAGCCGATGCTGTCAAACTGTGGCCGATATCTGATCGCGTTTAATGGCGAAATCTATAATCACTTAGATCTAAGGCGGGAGCTTGGTCTGCAGTGTAGAACTACCTCAGACACTGAAACCATACTGGAAGCCTACGTCAAAATTGGCAAGCAAGTTTTCCCAAAACTGGATGGTATGTTTGCTCTGGTTATCTATGACAAACATACCAGCAAATGGATTGCCGCCAGAGATGCGTTTGGCATCAAGCCCTTATTTATTTATAAGAGTAAAGAGAGTGTAATTTTATCCTCTGAAGCTTCTGCTATTGCGTTCATGACTAAGGCTGATGTTTCTATGCAGTCTATAGAAGAGTGGCGTTTGATTCGGCGCCCAATTCCCGGTAAGACCTTTTTTGAGGGGGTGGATGAACTACTACCAGGTACTGTGATAGATAGTGATGGTAATGCAACTGGCCACTGGCAGTGGGCAGCATCTGAACACATATTTAATCAGGAGCAGTTCGAAGATTTACTTACTAAATCGGTAAAAGCGCATGAGTTAAGTGATGTTGAGAATGTATCGTTATTGAGTGGAGGCTTGGATAGTGCCCTCATTTCTGCGTTATCAACTGTAGAAAAGTGTTATACAGTAGGGTTAGTACAGAATAATGAGTTTTTAGGCGCGGAAGATACTGCGCAGCATCTGCAGCGCGATTTAATTAAAGTAAGTTTGAGTGAGGATGAGCTGGTAGCGGCTTGGCAAGATTTAACCAAGCTTCGAGGTGAGCCGATAGGTTTGCCTAATGAGGGCTTAATCTACAGTGTCTGTAAGGCAATGAGCCCGAAGCAAAAAGTGGTGTTAACGGGTGAGGGTGCCGATGAGTTGTTGTTTGGCTATGATGGTATTTACCGATGGGCGCTAGGAAGTACGCCGCTGGAGCCAGCTAGCTTTTTGAGTCGCTATGGTTATTCATCAGTGGCAGCAACAGAGCGGTTGTTAGACTATGTGAGTGACTTGATGCGTAATAAGCAATCGATTGATTTTGTTGAAGACTTTTTCTATCAGCTGCATTTGCCAGGCTTGTTGCGCAGAATGGATTTTGCTTCTATGGCTGCCTCAAAAGAGGCGCGAGTGCCGTTTGTAGATAAAGCGCTGGTGGCTTATATGTACCGTCAATCTGCGCAGATTAAGATTAACGATGAGCATTCAAAAATCCCGCTTAGGTTGTTTGCAAAGAAATTAGGTTTGGATGGAGCCTTGAATAGAAAAAAAATAGGCTTCAGTGCACAGTTAAATCAAGCAGCTTCAAGATATGATGATTATGGCAGTTTTCAAAAAATAATATTGGAGTCATTAAGATGGTAG
- a CDS encoding adenylyltransferase/cytidyltransferase family protein translates to MVVGYTTGVFDLFHVGHVNVLRNAKSMCDRLIVGVTTDELVAYKNKKAVIPYEERVEIVRACKYVDLVVPQQNMDKMDAYNRYKFDMVFVGDDWYKTDKWQEFDDAFTSKGVRVVYFPYTQNVSSTLINETLLKLRGID, encoded by the coding sequence ATGGTAGTTGGCTATACAACTGGTGTATTTGATTTGTTTCACGTTGGGCATGTCAATGTATTGAGAAATGCCAAGTCGATGTGCGATAGGCTGATTGTTGGCGTGACTACGGATGAATTGGTTGCCTATAAGAATAAGAAGGCTGTGATTCCATATGAGGAGCGGGTGGAAATCGTTAGGGCTTGTAAGTATGTGGATTTAGTCGTGCCGCAGCAAAATATGGATAAGATGGATGCTTATAATCGCTATAAGTTTGACATGGTATTTGTTGGGGATGACTGGTATAAAACTGATAAGTGGCAAGAGTTTGACGATGCATTTACCTCTAAAGGGGTGCGAGTGGTTTATTTCCCATATACGCAAAATGTCTCTTCTACATTAATTAACGAGACTCTGCTAAAACTTAGAGGCATTGATTAA